From a region of the Falco peregrinus isolate bFalPer1 chromosome 5, bFalPer1.pri, whole genome shotgun sequence genome:
- the MBD3 gene encoding methyl-CpG-binding domain protein 3 isoform X1, with protein MPKAALPGHRGGPRRPALDAFPLGQASPGRDRTLSHFSPSGKKFRSKPQLARYLGSSMDLSTFDFRTGKMLMNKMNKNRQRMRYDCSNQAKGKPDLNTALPVRQTASIFKQPVTKITNHPSNKVKSDPQKAVDQPRQLFWEKKLSGLNAFDIAEELVKTMDLPKGLQGVGPGCTDETLLSAIASALHTSTMPITGQLSAAVEKNPGVWLNTSQPLCKAFMVTDEDIRKQEELVQQVRKRLEEALMADMLAHVEEIARDGEAPSEKEGGEEEGEEEEEEEEQDHDQEMENV; from the exons ATGCCCAAAGCGGCGCTGCCGGGACACCGGGGGGGGCCGCGGCGCCCGGCGCTGGA tgcttttcctttggGCCAAGCTTCCCCAGGAAGAGACAGGACTCTGAGTCAtttcag ccCAAGTGGTAAAAAGTTCCGAAGTAAGCCCCAGCTGGCACGCTACCTGGGGAGCTCGATGGACCTGAGCACTTTTGACTTCCGCACAGGAAAAATGTTGATGAATAAAATGAACAAGAACAGGCAGAGGATGCGCTATGACTGTTCCAACCAAGCCAAA GGCAAGCCTGATTtgaacacagcactgcctgttAGGCAGACAGCCTCCATATTCAAACAACCCGTCACAAAGATCACAAACCATCCCAGCAATAAGGTGAAGAGTGACCCTCAGAAAGCTGTGGACCAGCCCCGGCAG CTCTTCTGGGAGAAGAAATTAAGTGGACTGAATGCTTTTGACATTGCAGAGGAGCTGGTGAAAACAATGGACCTTCCAAAAGGTTTACAAG GGGTTGGACCTGGTTGCACTGATGAAACCCTTCTCTCTGCCATCGCTAGTGCTCTGCACACTAGCACGATGCCGATCACTGGACAGCTGTCTGCGGCCGTAGAGAAGAATCCTGGAGTTTGGCTAAATACCTCACAGCCACTTTGCAAAGCATTTATGGTGACAGATGAAGATATTAG GAAGCAAGAGGAACTGGTGCAGCAGGTGCGGAAGAGGCTGGAGGAAGCCCTGATGGCTGACATGCTTGCCCACGTAGAGGAAATAGCAAGAGATGGGGAAGCTCcttcagagaaagaaggaggcgaggaagaaggagaagaggaagaggaggaggaggagcaggaccATGACCAGGAGATGGAGAATGTATAG
- the MBD3 gene encoding methyl-CpG-binding domain protein 3 isoform X2, translating to MERKSAFPLGQASPGRDRTLSHFSPSGKKFRSKPQLARYLGSSMDLSTFDFRTGKMLMNKMNKNRQRMRYDCSNQAKGKPDLNTALPVRQTASIFKQPVTKITNHPSNKVKSDPQKAVDQPRQLFWEKKLSGLNAFDIAEELVKTMDLPKGLQGVGPGCTDETLLSAIASALHTSTMPITGQLSAAVEKNPGVWLNTSQPLCKAFMVTDEDIRKQEELVQQVRKRLEEALMADMLAHVEEIARDGEAPSEKEGGEEEGEEEEEEEEQDHDQEMENV from the exons aTGGAGCGGAAGAG tgcttttcctttggGCCAAGCTTCCCCAGGAAGAGACAGGACTCTGAGTCAtttcag ccCAAGTGGTAAAAAGTTCCGAAGTAAGCCCCAGCTGGCACGCTACCTGGGGAGCTCGATGGACCTGAGCACTTTTGACTTCCGCACAGGAAAAATGTTGATGAATAAAATGAACAAGAACAGGCAGAGGATGCGCTATGACTGTTCCAACCAAGCCAAA GGCAAGCCTGATTtgaacacagcactgcctgttAGGCAGACAGCCTCCATATTCAAACAACCCGTCACAAAGATCACAAACCATCCCAGCAATAAGGTGAAGAGTGACCCTCAGAAAGCTGTGGACCAGCCCCGGCAG CTCTTCTGGGAGAAGAAATTAAGTGGACTGAATGCTTTTGACATTGCAGAGGAGCTGGTGAAAACAATGGACCTTCCAAAAGGTTTACAAG GGGTTGGACCTGGTTGCACTGATGAAACCCTTCTCTCTGCCATCGCTAGTGCTCTGCACACTAGCACGATGCCGATCACTGGACAGCTGTCTGCGGCCGTAGAGAAGAATCCTGGAGTTTGGCTAAATACCTCACAGCCACTTTGCAAAGCATTTATGGTGACAGATGAAGATATTAG GAAGCAAGAGGAACTGGTGCAGCAGGTGCGGAAGAGGCTGGAGGAAGCCCTGATGGCTGACATGCTTGCCCACGTAGAGGAAATAGCAAGAGATGGGGAAGCTCcttcagagaaagaaggaggcgaggaagaaggagaagaggaagaggaggaggaggagcaggaccATGACCAGGAGATGGAGAATGTATAG
- the MBD3 gene encoding methyl-CpG-binding domain protein 3 isoform X3 produces the protein MDLSTFDFRTGKMLMNKMNKNRQRMRYDCSNQAKGKPDLNTALPVRQTASIFKQPVTKITNHPSNKVKSDPQKAVDQPRQLFWEKKLSGLNAFDIAEELVKTMDLPKGLQGVGPGCTDETLLSAIASALHTSTMPITGQLSAAVEKNPGVWLNTSQPLCKAFMVTDEDIRKQEELVQQVRKRLEEALMADMLAHVEEIARDGEAPSEKEGGEEEGEEEEEEEEQDHDQEMENV, from the exons ATGGACCTGAGCACTTTTGACTTCCGCACAGGAAAAATGTTGATGAATAAAATGAACAAGAACAGGCAGAGGATGCGCTATGACTGTTCCAACCAAGCCAAA GGCAAGCCTGATTtgaacacagcactgcctgttAGGCAGACAGCCTCCATATTCAAACAACCCGTCACAAAGATCACAAACCATCCCAGCAATAAGGTGAAGAGTGACCCTCAGAAAGCTGTGGACCAGCCCCGGCAG CTCTTCTGGGAGAAGAAATTAAGTGGACTGAATGCTTTTGACATTGCAGAGGAGCTGGTGAAAACAATGGACCTTCCAAAAGGTTTACAAG GGGTTGGACCTGGTTGCACTGATGAAACCCTTCTCTCTGCCATCGCTAGTGCTCTGCACACTAGCACGATGCCGATCACTGGACAGCTGTCTGCGGCCGTAGAGAAGAATCCTGGAGTTTGGCTAAATACCTCACAGCCACTTTGCAAAGCATTTATGGTGACAGATGAAGATATTAG GAAGCAAGAGGAACTGGTGCAGCAGGTGCGGAAGAGGCTGGAGGAAGCCCTGATGGCTGACATGCTTGCCCACGTAGAGGAAATAGCAAGAGATGGGGAAGCTCcttcagagaaagaaggaggcgaggaagaaggagaagaggaagaggaggaggaggagcaggaccATGACCAGGAGATGGAGAATGTATAG